The Ruania halotolerans genome contains the following window.
TCCGGGCCGAGCACCAGACCGACGAAGGTGAGGCGTTGCGAGACGATGAGAATTTCGCCTACGTCGCGGCCTGGGAGTTCGGTGGGGACGGCGGTGCGCCGGTTCTGCACAAGGAGGACCTGGTCTACACCGAGATCGAGATGAAGCAGCGGAGCTACAAGTGAACATCACCCTTCGCATCTGGCGACAGAAGAACTCCGAGACGTCTGGCGCGATGCAGACCTATCAGGTGGCCGACGTCTCCCCGGACATGTCGTTCCTGGAGATGCTGGACGTCCTCAACGAACAGCTCACCGTGGCCGGGGACGACCCGATCGCGTTCGACAGCGACTGCCGCGAGGGCATCTGCGGGATGTGCGGACTCGTCATCAATGGGCTCGCGCACGGTCCGAACGACATGGTCACCACCTGTCAGCTGCACATGCGCAGCTTCTCCGACGGAGACGTGATCGACGTCGAACCGTGGCGCGCGCAGCCGTTCACGGTAATTAAGGACCTGATCGTGGACCGGTCCTCGTTCGACCGGATCATCCAGGCGGGCGGCTACATCAGCGCCCCCACCGGCACCGCTCCGGACGCACACGCGGCCCCGGTGGCCAAGGCTGACGCAGACGCCGCATTCGACGCCGCCACGTGCATCGGCTGTGGTGCCTGTGTGGCCGCGTGCCCGAATGGGTCGGCCTCGTTGTTCATGGCCGCGAAGGTCGCCCACCTCGGCCTGCTTCCGCAGGGGCAGCCGGAGCGGGATTCCCGTGCGCTGGACATGCTGGCTCAGCACGACCACGAGGGTTTCGGTGGTTGCACGCAGATCGGCGAGTGCACGGCGGCATGTCCGAAGGGCATCCAGATCGACCTGATCTCCCGCATGCAGCGCGACGTGCTCGGCGCACTGTCACACCGCCGCTGACCTGTCTGGCCCTGCGCCTCTGCGTACGGCCC
Protein-coding sequences here:
- a CDS encoding succinate dehydrogenase/fumarate reductase iron-sulfur subunit; this encodes MNITLRIWRQKNSETSGAMQTYQVADVSPDMSFLEMLDVLNEQLTVAGDDPIAFDSDCREGICGMCGLVINGLAHGPNDMVTTCQLHMRSFSDGDVIDVEPWRAQPFTVIKDLIVDRSSFDRIIQAGGYISAPTGTAPDAHAAPVAKADADAAFDAATCIGCGACVAACPNGSASLFMAAKVAHLGLLPQGQPERDSRALDMLAQHDHEGFGGCTQIGECTAACPKGIQIDLISRMQRDVLGALSHRR